One Marinitoga litoralis DNA window includes the following coding sequences:
- the gcvH gene encoding glycine cleavage system protein GcvH codes for MRMRKFTKTHEWVEVEGNVATIGITAHAAEELGDVTFVELPEEGKEVKKGDALCAVESVKSASDVYSPVSGKVIEVNTELDANPEIINEDAEGKGWIVKLEISDESELNDLLTEEEYKSSL; via the coding sequence ATGAGAATGAGAAAATTCACAAAAACACACGAATGGGTAGAAGTAGAAGGTAATGTTGCTACAATAGGAATTACAGCTCATGCTGCTGAAGAATTAGGTGATGTAACATTTGTTGAATTGCCAGAAGAAGGTAAAGAAGTAAAAAAAGGTGATGCTCTTTGTGCTGTAGAATCAGTTAAATCAGCAAGTGATGTTTACTCTCCAGTATCGGGTAAAGTTATTGAAGTTAATACAGAATTAGATGCAAATCCAGAAATTATTAATGAAGATGCAGAAGGAAAAGGTTGGATTGTTAAATTAGAGATTTCAGATGAAAGTGAATTAAACGATTTATTAACAGAAGAAGAATATAAAAGCTCATTATAA
- the gcvT gene encoding glycine cleavage system aminomethyltransferase GcvT — translation MENLKKTPLFEEHVRLGAKMVPFGGWEMPVWYSNLKEEHHTVRNNVGIFDVSHMGEIDIRGNDAVKFVNYLITNNVEKIKPGEIVYSPMLNENGGIIDDLLAYKYSDEHVLLVVNASNIEKDYNWIIKQAENFDVEVKNISDETAQIAVQGPKAEEMLQEISGVDLKEISYYNFTEGRINGIQCLISRTGYTGEDGFEIYFDREAAVPMWRKLIELLGKYDGKPSGLGARDTLRLEATYLLYGNDMTDDITPFEAGIKWAVDMEKDFIGKEPLLKEKETGIRRRLKGIEMLEKGIPRHGYKVFVGDEEVGFITSGTVSPTLDKPIALAMLNKPYYKKDTEIEVEIRGKRVKAKVIKTPFYRGSVKNRK, via the coding sequence ATGGAAAACTTAAAAAAAACCCCACTATTTGAAGAACACGTTAGATTAGGTGCTAAAATGGTACCTTTTGGTGGTTGGGAAATGCCAGTATGGTATTCAAATTTAAAAGAAGAGCATCATACAGTAAGAAATAATGTTGGTATATTTGATGTTTCTCATATGGGAGAAATTGATATTAGAGGAAATGATGCAGTTAAATTTGTTAATTATTTAATTACTAACAATGTTGAAAAAATTAAACCTGGAGAAATAGTATATTCTCCAATGTTAAATGAAAATGGAGGAATAATTGACGATCTATTGGCTTATAAATATTCAGATGAACATGTGTTATTAGTTGTTAATGCTTCAAATATAGAAAAAGATTATAATTGGATTATAAAACAAGCTGAAAATTTTGATGTTGAAGTAAAAAATATATCTGATGAAACAGCACAAATTGCTGTTCAAGGACCTAAAGCAGAAGAAATGTTACAAGAAATTTCAGGGGTTGATTTGAAAGAAATTTCATATTATAATTTTACAGAAGGAAGAATTAATGGTATTCAATGTTTAATATCTAGAACTGGTTATACTGGTGAAGATGGTTTTGAAATTTATTTTGATAGAGAAGCTGCTGTTCCAATGTGGAGAAAATTAATTGAATTACTAGGGAAATATGATGGAAAACCTTCAGGATTAGGAGCTAGAGATACATTAAGATTAGAAGCTACATATTTATTATATGGTAATGACATGACAGATGATATAACACCATTTGAAGCAGGAATAAAATGGGCTGTTGATATGGAAAAAGATTTTATTGGTAAAGAACCATTATTAAAAGAAAAAGAAACTGGCATTAGAAGAAGATTAAAGGGTATAGAAATGTTAGAAAAAGGTATTCCAAGACATGGTTATAAGGTTTTTGTTGGTGATGAAGAAGTAGGGTTTATTACAAGTGGTACTGTTTCGCCAACATTAGATAAACCTATAGCGTTAGCAATGTTAAATAAACCTTATTATAAAAAAGATACAGAAATTGAAGTTGAAATTAGAGGAAAAAGAGTAAAGGCTAAAGTAATAAAAACACCATTTTATAGAGGTAGTGTAAAAAACAGAAAATAA
- the gcvPB gene encoding aminomethyl-transferring glycine dehydrogenase subunit GcvPB: MKLLYEKSKNGRTAFSLPKLDVPEIKIELEEELIRKEEPNLPQVSELEVVRHYNELERKNHSVDSGFYPLGSCTMKYNPMLNEETASMFNNIHPYLDEEHIQGALELMYNLQKYLGEITGMDAVTLQPAAGAHGELTGMLIVRKYIEDNGFTNKTKVILPDSAHGTNPASAKMAGFDVVEVKSGPDGRVDLEEFKKVMDDSVAAIMLTNPNTLGLFEKDILEIAKIAHEHNALLYYDGANLNAIMGKVRPGDMGFDIVHINLHKTFSTPHGMGGPGSGPVGVKAKLKDYLPKPVVDINDEGKYVLNYNIPKSCGRLRTFYGNFSVMVRAYTYILMMGKEGLKFASEMAVLNANYLRKKLEKEFDIAFDDVCKHEFVIDGSFLKEYGVKTLDFAKRLLDYGIHPPTIYFPLIVHEAMMIEPTETESKEELDRFVEVMHKILEEAKTDPEILKGAPRNTPVRRLNETIANKQLKLRG, encoded by the coding sequence ATGAAATTACTTTATGAAAAATCAAAAAACGGTAGAACAGCATTTTCATTACCAAAATTAGATGTTCCAGAAATTAAAATTGAATTAGAAGAAGAATTAATAAGAAAAGAAGAACCAAACTTACCTCAAGTAAGTGAGTTGGAAGTTGTTAGACATTATAATGAATTAGAAAGAAAAAATCATTCGGTAGATAGTGGTTTTTATCCTCTAGGATCATGTACAATGAAATATAATCCTATGTTAAATGAAGAAACAGCATCAATGTTTAATAATATACATCCATATTTAGATGAAGAACATATACAAGGTGCTTTAGAATTAATGTATAATTTGCAAAAATACCTTGGCGAAATCACAGGAATGGATGCAGTAACATTACAACCAGCTGCAGGAGCTCATGGTGAATTAACAGGTATGCTTATTGTAAGAAAATATATTGAAGATAATGGTTTTACAAATAAAACAAAGGTTATATTACCAGATTCTGCTCATGGAACAAATCCTGCATCAGCAAAAATGGCAGGGTTTGATGTAGTAGAAGTAAAATCTGGCCCAGACGGAAGAGTAGATTTAGAAGAATTTAAAAAAGTTATGGATGACTCTGTTGCAGCAATTATGCTTACAAACCCAAATACATTAGGTTTATTTGAAAAAGATATTTTAGAAATAGCAAAAATTGCTCATGAACATAATGCATTATTATATTATGATGGAGCAAATTTAAATGCTATTATGGGTAAAGTAAGGCCAGGAGATATGGGTTTTGATATAGTACATATTAATTTACATAAAACATTCTCTACTCCACATGGTATGGGAGGTCCTGGAAGCGGGCCTGTTGGTGTAAAAGCTAAATTAAAAGATTACTTACCTAAACCAGTAGTTGATATAAACGATGAAGGAAAATATGTTCTTAATTATAATATTCCAAAAAGTTGTGGAAGATTAAGAACATTTTATGGTAATTTCAGTGTAATGGTTAGAGCTTATACATATATTTTAATGATGGGAAAAGAAGGATTAAAATTCGCAAGTGAAATGGCAGTTTTAAATGCAAATTATTTAAGAAAGAAATTAGAAAAAGAATTTGATATAGCATTTGATGATGTATGTAAACATGAATTTGTTATAGATGGATCTTTCTTAAAAGAATATGGAGTGAAAACACTTGATTTTGCTAAAAGATTATTGGATTATGGAATTCATCCACCAACAATTTATTTTCCATTGATTGTACATGAAGCTATGATGATAGAACCAACGGAAACAGAATCAAAAGAAGAATTAGATAGATTTGTAGAAGTAATGCATAAAATATTAGAAGAAGCAAAAACAGATCCCGAAATATTAAAAGGTGCTCCAAGAAATACACCAGTAAGAAGATTGAATGAAACAATAGCTAATAAACAATTGAAATTGAGAGGATAA
- the gcvPA gene encoding aminomethyl-transferring glycine dehydrogenase subunit GcvPA: MKRFPYIPHTEEDIKEMMNVIGINDIKELYKDVPKLFEGDLNIPESKSEIEVKRELKELAGRNIDLDEYAMFRGAGIYKHYIPSAVYQLATKRNFITAYTPYQAEVSQGTLQALYEFQTAICELTGMEVANSSMYDGGTAVAEAILMASRVNKKHKSLVAKSLHPEYIEVSRTYTESQGLEIELINYDEKTGRIDLEELKNKIDENTSSVVISYPNFFGVVENIKQIKEILPENVLLIVNAYPLSLGLLEAPGKLGADIVVGEGQSLGNHMSFGGPTFGFFASKQKYIRQMPGRIIGETVDEEGKRGFVMVLQTREQHIRRAKATSNICSNHALMAVVASVYLSIVGREGLREISYQNYQKAHYLAKKLIETEKFEPVFEGEFFNEFVVKPKFDLNKFNENLFEEKFIGPLNLGKFCDKLENHALFCATELNTKEEIDYLVSKVGEIDEITL, translated from the coding sequence GTGAAAAGATTTCCATATATTCCACATACAGAAGAAGATATTAAAGAAATGATGAATGTAATTGGAATTAATGATATAAAAGAATTATATAAAGATGTTCCTAAGTTATTTGAAGGTGATTTGAATATACCAGAATCAAAATCAGAAATAGAAGTAAAGAGAGAATTAAAAGAATTAGCAGGCAGAAATATAGATTTAGATGAATATGCAATGTTTAGAGGAGCTGGAATTTATAAACACTATATTCCATCTGCAGTGTATCAATTGGCAACAAAAAGAAATTTCATAACTGCATATACACCATATCAAGCAGAAGTTTCTCAAGGTACATTGCAAGCTTTATATGAATTTCAAACTGCTATATGTGAATTAACAGGAATGGAAGTAGCAAATTCTTCTATGTATGATGGTGGCACTGCAGTTGCTGAAGCAATATTAATGGCATCAAGGGTTAACAAAAAGCATAAATCATTAGTAGCAAAATCATTACACCCAGAATATATAGAAGTCTCAAGAACATATACAGAATCTCAAGGATTAGAAATAGAATTAATTAATTATGATGAAAAAACAGGAAGAATAGATTTAGAAGAGCTAAAAAACAAAATAGATGAAAATACAAGTTCTGTAGTTATTTCTTATCCTAATTTCTTTGGAGTAGTTGAAAATATAAAACAAATAAAAGAGATTTTACCAGAAAATGTATTATTAATTGTTAATGCTTATCCTTTATCTTTAGGTTTATTAGAAGCACCTGGTAAATTAGGTGCTGATATAGTTGTAGGAGAAGGTCAATCATTAGGTAATCATATGTCTTTTGGAGGACCAACATTTGGATTCTTTGCTTCAAAACAAAAATATATAAGACAAATGCCTGGAAGAATTATAGGTGAAACAGTTGATGAAGAAGGAAAAAGAGGTTTCGTAATGGTTTTACAAACAAGAGAACAACATATTAGAAGAGCAAAAGCAACTTCTAATATATGTTCTAACCATGCTTTAATGGCAGTTGTTGCATCTGTATATTTAAGTATTGTAGGAAGAGAAGGATTAAGAGAAATATCATATCAAAATTATCAAAAAGCGCATTATTTAGCAAAAAAATTAATTGAAACAGAAAAATTTGAACCAGTATTTGAAGGCGAATTTTTTAATGAATTTGTTGTAAAACCTAAATTTGATTTAAATAAATTCAATGAAAATTTATTTGAAGAGAAATTTATAGGTCCGTTAAATTTAGGAAAGTTTTGTGATAAGTTAGAAAATCATGCATTATTCTGTGCAACAGAATTAAACACCAAAGAAGAAATTGATTATTTGGTTTCTAAGGTAGGTGAAATAGATGAAATTACTTTATGA